A single genomic interval of Podarcis muralis unplaced genomic scaffold, rPodMur119.hap1.1 HAP1_SCAFFOLD_98, whole genome shotgun sequence harbors:
- the LOC114589871 gene encoding methylenetetrahydrofolate reductase (NADPH)-like codes for MKEELAKVNRRGILTINSQPNINGKPSTDPIVGWGPDGGYVFQKAYLEFFTSSENVRALQTVLKNYGQRVNYHIVNVKVRPSSVPDYQTDRLGTGLRA; via the exons ATGAAAGAAGAGCTGGCCAAGGTGAACAGGAGAGGGATCCTGACCATCAATTCCCAACCGAACATCAACGGCAAGCCCTCCACCGACCCGATTGTGGGCTGGGGTCCCGACGGAGGCTACGTCTTCCAAAAG GCTTACCTGGAGTTCTTCACCTCCAGCGAGAACGTCAGAGCCCTCCAAACAGTGTTGAAGAACTACGGCCAGCGAGTGAATTACCACATTGTCAATGTCAAGGTGCGTCCTTcctcagtgccagattaccaaacagACAGACTGGGCACTGGCCTACGAGCCTAG